ATTTGTGTTTCATTTTATTGATTTTTAATCATATATGTATTAAAATCTTACATGTACATAAATTTTAATGTAGTTTAATACATTGGAGGTTGAATAATTTAAATGAGGTTTATAGATACATCCTTAATAATTGATACTGTAGAAAACCTATGTATAACTGCAAATTATAATCTTAACCAGGATATATTAGATGCTTTGAAGAAAAACCTTACTGCTGAAGAATCCAATGTTGGAATACATATTATTGAAAAAATTATAGAGAATGCTGATCTGGCTCGTACAGAGGGAGTGGCAATATGCCAGGATACCGGAATGGCAGTAGTATTTGTTGAAATAGGACAGGATATTCATATTTCCGGGGGGAGTATAACAGAAGCAATAAATGAGGGAGTAAGAAGAGGATATAAAAGAGGCTTTTTACGGGATTCCGTTGTTAGAGATCCCATAGAAAGAGTAAATACAGGAGATAACACTCCTGCAGTGATCCATTACGATATAGTAGAAGGAGACAAGATTAAGATTACTGTAGCTCCAAAAGGCTTCGGAAGCGAAAATATGAGTGCATTAAAAATGTTGAAGCCGGCAGATGGAATTGAGGAGGTTAAAAAGTTTATTATTGAAACAGTTGATAATGCGGGGCCCAATCCATGTCCTCCTATAATTGTAGGTGTCGGTATTGGAGGTACTATGGAAAAAGCAGCCAGCCTGGCCAAAAAAGCTTTAATAAGGCCCATTAATAAAAGAAGTAGTATAGAATATGTTAAGAACCTCGAAATAGAGCTGCTTGATAAAATTAATAGGCTTGGCATAGGACCTATGGGTTTGGGAGGAAGAATAACTGCTCTTGCTGTTAATGTTGAAGTTTTTCCTACGCATATAGCCGGCCTCCCTGTAGCAGTAAATATAAGTTGCTATGCTACAAGGCATGCAGAAGCAGTTTTATAAAATATAAACATGTAATTCACAAGATTAATAGTTTTGATATGAATATAGTTATATATAATATATAGTAGTATAATAGTAGATAAAGTTCAAAATATTAATGTTGGTAATTAAATGTTGGCAATTAAAAACTAAAGGAGTAAATAGCAGGAGGTAAAATGAGGTATACATTAAACACGCCTTTAAGCAAAGATATATTAAAGAAGCTAAGGGCAGGAGATGAAGTAAGAATAAATGGTGTAGTGTATACAGCAAGAGATGCTGCCCATAAGTGTTTGGTTGAAATGTTGCAACAAAAGGAGAAATTGCCTTTTGATATTAAAGGGCAGGTTATATATTATGTAGGGCCATGTCCTGCGAAGCCAGGTAAAGTAATCGGTTCTGCAGGCCCTACTACAAGCGGAAGAATGGATATCTATACCCCGCTTCTAATAGGAGAGGGTCTAGCAGGAATGATTGGAAAGGGATTAAGAAGCAAGGAAGTTGTTGAATTCATGATGAAACATGGTGCAGTATATTTCGGTGCTATTGGGGGTGCCGGTGCACTAATGGCAAAGCATATAGTTTACCAGGAAATTGTGGCCTTCCCGGAACTGGGACCTGAGGCATTAAGAAAAATAGAAGTTGTAGATTTTCCTGTTTTTGTAGTTATAGACAGCTATGGCAATAATTTGTATGAAATAGGAAGAAAGAGGTATAAGGTTATGTAAGATAACATTATATAGAATAAATTTTAATTATAGGGAGTGAGATATATGCCGAAAATAACATCAGATATGATAATATCAGAAGTATTAAAGCTGGATAAAGGTACGGTGCCGATATTTTTAAATAATGGGTTATACTGTCTCGGGTGCCCGTCTGCTTCCGGTGAAAGCATTGAAGATGCTTGTGAAATACATGGGCTGGACTGTGACAAATTAGTCAAAGAGCTTAATGAGTATCTGGAAAAAAAGGAAGAAAAATAAGTTGGCAAGACAGGTTGTCAGAATAAGTCAGCAAAACACTACAACACCTCGTAAAGCAATGTTTTACGAGGTGTTATAACATTGGTGACCCATAGGGGACTCGAACCCCTGTTACCGCCGTGAAAGGGCGATGTCTTAACCGCTTGACCAATGGGCCAAATCTACCTGGTAATGGGCCGGAAACTACCAGATTGAAATTACCGGATTGTTGGTGAGCCATCCGCGACTCGAACGCGGGACCCCTTGATTAAAAGTCAAGTGCTCTGCCTACTGAGCTAATGGCCCAAATTATATTAAATTTATGAAAACCAAAGTATATACTATAACATAGGCTTATGGTTTGTCAACATATTTTTTGTGTTTGTACAAATAAAAATTGCAAGTTTAAATTCCGTACATTTTATAAATTTTTGCATCTTCAATTAGTAATGTACAGCATAGCATGTGCAATTTCATAAGCAGATCGTTCGCTTAACGGCAACAACTTGCACAAGCCGCTGCACTCGCATATTACGAATTGAAAGTTTTTGCT
This portion of the Bacillota bacterium genome encodes:
- a CDS encoding fumarate hydratase codes for the protein MRFIDTSLIIDTVENLCITANYNLNQDILDALKKNLTAEESNVGIHIIEKIIENADLARTEGVAICQDTGMAVVFVEIGQDIHISGGSITEAINEGVRRGYKRGFLRDSVVRDPIERVNTGDNTPAVIHYDIVEGDKIKITVAPKGFGSENMSALKMLKPADGIEEVKKFIIETVDNAGPNPCPPIIVGVGIGGTMEKAASLAKKALIRPINKRSSIEYVKNLEIELLDKINRLGIGPMGLGGRITALAVNVEVFPTHIAGLPVAVNISCYATRHAEAVL
- a CDS encoding Fe-S-containing hydro-lyase — encoded protein: MRYTLNTPLSKDILKKLRAGDEVRINGVVYTARDAAHKCLVEMLQQKEKLPFDIKGQVIYYVGPCPAKPGKVIGSAGPTTSGRMDIYTPLLIGEGLAGMIGKGLRSKEVVEFMMKHGAVYFGAIGGAGALMAKHIVYQEIVAFPELGPEALRKIEVVDFPVFVVIDSYGNNLYEIGRKRYKVM
- a CDS encoding DUF1858 domain-containing protein, with amino-acid sequence MPKITSDMIISEVLKLDKGTVPIFLNNGLYCLGCPSASGESIEDACEIHGLDCDKLVKELNEYLEKKEEK